From one Rhineura floridana isolate rRhiFlo1 chromosome 4, rRhiFlo1.hap2, whole genome shotgun sequence genomic stretch:
- the THAP5 gene encoding THAP domain-containing protein 5 isoform X2, with amino-acid sequence MPRYCAATCCKNRAGQNARDQRKLSFYPFPLHDKERLEKWLRNMKRDTWTPSKHQVLCSDHFTPDSLDVRWGIRYLKTTAVPTIFSSTANQEKGFSQKKKEKIDDVKQKDTSEATTSLKLCSPKKNIIIEESLYRKAICTTLSKSSENKGLLENTVKAEDDIAYPNNYVRQNMEQMSPVLVPADVQNSAVSNTNSPENFSFNNSVDNLFSSATTILQTSVHDLHSCLERLSDTKATVLQTTHLEHLDSSLEFNNITVPINDLPSDQLDPRTAGCSVEVQETDENSMLLHTVSQALEQFNGNKESVITIIVPSESSRGPMLLEGSFISAEQELVNIETEKSVCITSYSGIEVLQTEHLYCRRDSDREQLWQKITKLHSKIALLEVQERKTLTRLKSLEALIAKLKQENLLSEEKLKIVENCFTTFEVTMIQ; translated from the exons ATGCCTCGGTACTGTGCAGCTACCTGTTGCAAGAACCGAGCGGGACAGAACGCCCGAGACCAGCGCAAGCTCAGCTTCTACCC ATTTCCTCTTCATGATAaagaaagattagagaaatggttACGGAATATGAAACGTGACACTTGGACTCCCAGCAAGCACCAGGTTCTCTGTAGTGACCATTTTACACCAGATTCTCTTGATGTGCGATGGGGCATTCGATATTTGAAAACAACAGCAGTGCCAACTATTTTTTCATCAACTGCTAATCAG GAAAAAGGATTTTCccagaagaaaaaagagaaaatagATGATGTCAAACAAAAGGACACAAGTGAGGCAACGACATCTCTTAAACTTTGTTCACCAAAGAAAAATATAATAATTGAAGAAAGCCTATATAGAAAAGCAATTTGTACAACTTTAAGCAAGTCTTCAGAAAATAAAGGACTGCTTGAGAATACAGTAAAAGCTGAAGATGACATTGCATATCCAAATAACTATGTTAGACAAAATATGGAGCAAATGAGCCCTGTCTTAGTACCAGCTGATGTACAGAATTCAGCAGTGAGCAATACTAACTCCCCAGAAAATTTTAGTTTTAATAACTCTGTAGATAACCTTTTCAGTAGCGCAACCACAATTTTGCAAACTTCAGTTCATGATCTTCATTCGTGTCTTGAGCGCCTCTCAGATACTAAAGCCACAGTTTTGCAGACTACACATCTGGAACACTTAGATTCATCTCTGGAATTTAACAATATCACTGTACCAATTAATGACCTTCCATCTGATCAACTGGATCCTCGCACTGCAGGCTGTTCAGTGGAAGTACAAGAAACTGATGAAAATTCAATGTTGCTCCACACTGTGTCACAAGCTTTAGAACAGTTCAATGGTAATAAAGAGTCTGTTATCACCATTATAGTTCCTTCTGAGAGTTCAAGAGGTCCCATGTTGTTGGAGGGTTCATTCATATCAGCAGAACAGGAATTAGTTAACATAGAAACTGAAAAGTCTGTGTGTATTACCAGTTACAGTGGCATCGAAGTGCTACAGACTGAGCATTTATACTGTAGACGAGACTCTGATAGGGAACAACTCTGGCAAAAAATTACGAAGCTGCACTCCAAAATAGCACTTTTAGAAGTACAGGAGAGAAAAACCTTAACCAGGCTCAAATCCTTAGAAGCACTTATTGCAAAACTGAAGCAGGAAAATCTGCTCTCTGAAGAAAAACTCAAGATTGTAGAAAACTGTTTTACAACATTTGAAGTTACTATGATACAATAA
- the THAP5 gene encoding THAP domain-containing protein 5 isoform X1 produces the protein MPRYCAATCCKNRAGQNARDQRKLSFYPRFPLHDKERLEKWLRNMKRDTWTPSKHQVLCSDHFTPDSLDVRWGIRYLKTTAVPTIFSSTANQEKGFSQKKKEKIDDVKQKDTSEATTSLKLCSPKKNIIIEESLYRKAICTTLSKSSENKGLLENTVKAEDDIAYPNNYVRQNMEQMSPVLVPADVQNSAVSNTNSPENFSFNNSVDNLFSSATTILQTSVHDLHSCLERLSDTKATVLQTTHLEHLDSSLEFNNITVPINDLPSDQLDPRTAGCSVEVQETDENSMLLHTVSQALEQFNGNKESVITIIVPSESSRGPMLLEGSFISAEQELVNIETEKSVCITSYSGIEVLQTEHLYCRRDSDREQLWQKITKLHSKIALLEVQERKTLTRLKSLEALIAKLKQENLLSEEKLKIVENCFTTFEVTMIQ, from the exons ATGCCTCGGTACTGTGCAGCTACCTGTTGCAAGAACCGAGCGGGACAGAACGCCCGAGACCAGCGCAAGCTCAGCTTCTACCC CAGATTTCCTCTTCATGATAaagaaagattagagaaatggttACGGAATATGAAACGTGACACTTGGACTCCCAGCAAGCACCAGGTTCTCTGTAGTGACCATTTTACACCAGATTCTCTTGATGTGCGATGGGGCATTCGATATTTGAAAACAACAGCAGTGCCAACTATTTTTTCATCAACTGCTAATCAG GAAAAAGGATTTTCccagaagaaaaaagagaaaatagATGATGTCAAACAAAAGGACACAAGTGAGGCAACGACATCTCTTAAACTTTGTTCACCAAAGAAAAATATAATAATTGAAGAAAGCCTATATAGAAAAGCAATTTGTACAACTTTAAGCAAGTCTTCAGAAAATAAAGGACTGCTTGAGAATACAGTAAAAGCTGAAGATGACATTGCATATCCAAATAACTATGTTAGACAAAATATGGAGCAAATGAGCCCTGTCTTAGTACCAGCTGATGTACAGAATTCAGCAGTGAGCAATACTAACTCCCCAGAAAATTTTAGTTTTAATAACTCTGTAGATAACCTTTTCAGTAGCGCAACCACAATTTTGCAAACTTCAGTTCATGATCTTCATTCGTGTCTTGAGCGCCTCTCAGATACTAAAGCCACAGTTTTGCAGACTACACATCTGGAACACTTAGATTCATCTCTGGAATTTAACAATATCACTGTACCAATTAATGACCTTCCATCTGATCAACTGGATCCTCGCACTGCAGGCTGTTCAGTGGAAGTACAAGAAACTGATGAAAATTCAATGTTGCTCCACACTGTGTCACAAGCTTTAGAACAGTTCAATGGTAATAAAGAGTCTGTTATCACCATTATAGTTCCTTCTGAGAGTTCAAGAGGTCCCATGTTGTTGGAGGGTTCATTCATATCAGCAGAACAGGAATTAGTTAACATAGAAACTGAAAAGTCTGTGTGTATTACCAGTTACAGTGGCATCGAAGTGCTACAGACTGAGCATTTATACTGTAGACGAGACTCTGATAGGGAACAACTCTGGCAAAAAATTACGAAGCTGCACTCCAAAATAGCACTTTTAGAAGTACAGGAGAGAAAAACCTTAACCAGGCTCAAATCCTTAGAAGCACTTATTGCAAAACTGAAGCAGGAAAATCTGCTCTCTGAAGAAAAACTCAAGATTGTAGAAAACTGTTTTACAACATTTGAAGTTACTATGATACAATAA